From a region of the Armatimonas rosea genome:
- a CDS encoding fibro-slime domain-containing protein produces MVSTTLGGDSKPVYLGAPTTATTHGAALFNMWYNDTPTYNQTTTIPLTLTETGVGTGVFQYTNANYFPIDNTLLGNQGRVHNYGFTTEIHALFTYRTGQSFAFSNADDDVWLFINNQRVIDLGGVHAAQSATVNLDTLAATLGLSDGQTYNLDIFQAERHTTQSNFSFSTTIASLVSNPAFSSAPEPGTLALLSLGLIAVPLGRRRPWGEAGR; encoded by the coding sequence ATGGTCAGTACCACCCTCGGAGGCGATAGTAAGCCTGTCTACCTTGGAGCTCCCACCACGGCAACAACACATGGGGCAGCCTTGTTCAACATGTGGTACAACGACACCCCTACCTACAACCAAACCACCACCATTCCTCTTACTCTAACGGAGACAGGGGTGGGCACGGGGGTATTCCAGTACACCAACGCGAACTACTTTCCTATCGACAATACGCTCCTAGGCAACCAAGGCAGAGTGCACAACTACGGGTTTACCACCGAGATTCATGCCCTCTTCACCTACCGCACAGGGCAATCGTTTGCTTTCTCCAACGCCGATGACGATGTCTGGCTGTTTATCAATAACCAGCGTGTCATCGATCTCGGAGGGGTTCATGCGGCCCAGAGCGCCACAGTGAACCTCGATACCCTGGCGGCAACACTCGGGCTCAGTGATGGACAAACCTATAACCTGGATATCTTCCAGGCAGAGCGCCATACTACCCAGTCGAACTTCAGCTTTTCAACCACAATTGCCAGCCTCGTCTCCAACCCTGCCTTTAGCAGTGCGCCAGAGCCAGGAACACTGGCACTACTCAGCCTAGGGCTTATCGCTGTGCCGCTGGGCCGGCGGCGACCGTGGGGAGAAGCTGGAAGGTAA